Proteins encoded by one window of Clostridium cagae:
- a CDS encoding ABC transporter substrate-binding protein encodes MKKGLKLLLSLTVILTLATSLIACNSKSSSKTAGEDAKVTVRLNEVTRSVFYGPMYVAISQGFFDKEGITIDLATGQGADKVMQAVLSNNADIGFCGPEQVIYINNQGREDYPVVFAGLTQKDGSFLVGRNKETKFDWNTLRGKEVIGGRPGGVPAMALEYAMKNNNINPKTDVNMVTNIDFAATSGAFKGGTGDYVALFEPTASMLEKEGSGCILASVGENSGVIPYTCFFSTKSYLDNNKETIEKFTRAIYKGQQWYFSHTPEEIADSIIQFFPGTDRDIIIRVINNYNKIDALAHDPSIKEENLDRLIDIIQEYDKSLIPSKPDFNKIVDNSFAEKATK; translated from the coding sequence ATGAAAAAAGGTTTAAAGCTTTTACTTTCTTTAACTGTAATTCTTACTTTGGCTACTTCTTTAATTGCTTGTAATTCTAAGAGTTCTTCTAAAACTGCTGGTGAAGATGCAAAAGTTACTGTTCGTTTAAATGAAGTTACTCGTTCTGTTTTCTATGGACCTATGTATGTTGCAATTAGTCAGGGTTTCTTTGATAAAGAAGGAATTACCATAGATTTAGCAACTGGACAAGGTGCTGACAAAGTTATGCAAGCTGTTTTAAGTAATAATGCTGATATTGGCTTCTGTGGTCCTGAGCAAGTAATTTACATTAACAATCAAGGAAGAGAAGATTACCCCGTAGTATTTGCTGGTCTTACCCAAAAAGATGGTTCTTTCTTAGTAGGAAGAAATAAAGAAACAAAATTTGATTGGAATACATTAAGAGGAAAAGAAGTTATCGGTGGAAGACCTGGTGGCGTTCCTGCTATGGCTTTAGAGTATGCTATGAAAAATAACAATATAAATCCAAAAACTGATGTTAATATGGTAACAAATATAGACTTTGCTGCTACTTCTGGTGCATTCAAAGGTGGTACTGGTGATTATGTAGCTTTATTTGAACCTACTGCTTCAATGCTTGAAAAAGAAGGTAGTGGATGTATATTAGCATCTGTTGGAGAAAATTCTGGTGTTATCCCTTATACTTGTTTCTTCTCAACTAAGTCTTACTTAGATAACAATAAAGAAACAATAGAGAAATTCACAAGAGCTATATATAAAGGACAACAATGGTATTTTTCTCATACGCCTGAAGAAATAGCTGACTCAATAATTCAATTTTTCCCTGGAACTGACAGAGATATAATTATAAGAGTTATTAATAATTACAATAAAATAGATGCTTTAGCTCATGATCCTTCAATTAAAGAAGAAAATTTAGATAGATTGATAGATATAATTCAAGAGTATGATAAATCATTAATTCCATCAAAGCCTGATTTCAACAAAATAGTAGACAATAGTTTTGCTGAAAAAGCAACTAAATAA
- a CDS encoding GNAT family N-acetyltransferase, which yields MSNVIYRKVTLEECQCINEMNPSQYIGKAWRKVDGKRQLVEINYQDCNWPNGYEYHISHLKETILNKGSAIGAFNSNNKLLGFATINSQFFGERHNYVLLDQLFITLECRNKGIGKKLFMLSANVAREWNSDKIYICAGSAEETIAFYFAIGCTEAEEINKELYESNTRDFQLEFSL from the coding sequence ATGAGTAATGTTATATATAGAAAAGTAACATTAGAAGAGTGCCAGTGTATAAATGAAATGAACCCATCTCAATATATAGGAAAAGCGTGGAGAAAAGTAGATGGAAAACGTCAGTTAGTAGAAATAAATTACCAAGATTGCAATTGGCCGAATGGCTATGAATATCACATCAGCCATTTAAAAGAAACTATTTTAAATAAGGGAAGTGCAATTGGTGCTTTTAATAGCAATAATAAATTATTAGGATTTGCAACAATTAATAGTCAGTTCTTCGGTGAAAGGCATAATTATGTTTTATTAGACCAATTGTTTATAACATTAGAATGTAGAAATAAAGGAATAGGTAAAAAATTATTTATGCTTTCTGCAAATGTAGCAAGAGAATGGAATTCAGATAAAATTTATATTTGTGCTGGTTCAGCTGAGGAAACAATTGCATTTTACTTTGCAATAGGATGTACAGAGGCGGAAGAAATAAACAAAGAACTATACGAAAGTAACACAAGAGATTTTCAATTGGAATTCTCTTTATAA
- a CDS encoding DUF1659 domain-containing protein, translating to MAITRIQTGCTLAIEVQKGEDKLGDPIYTKKNFSSVNPKRTPEEVFEVAQAFEKVFANDCKNYFITDISKLMQEED from the coding sequence ATGGCTATTACAAGAATTCAAACCGGCTGTACTCTTGCTATTGAAGTACAAAAAGGAGAAGACAAACTTGGAGATCCTATTTACACTAAGAAAAATTTCTCATCTGTAAATCCAAAAAGAACACCAGAAGAAGTATTTGAAGTTGCACAAGCATTTGAAAAAGTTTTTGCAAATGACTGCAAAAATTATTTCATAACTGATATTTCTAAACTAATGCAAGAAGAAGATTAA
- a CDS encoding DUF2922 domain-containing protein, giving the protein MEYSLSLVFLNTIGSKSALTITDVKQSISADEVKALMNLIIEKDFFLTSKGSFVKPYSAQLVQREVTKFEVK; this is encoded by the coding sequence ATGGAATATAGTTTATCATTAGTATTTTTAAATACTATTGGCTCAAAATCAGCACTTACCATAACAGATGTTAAACAAAGTATATCTGCTGATGAAGTAAAAGCTTTAATGAATCTTATAATTGAGAAAGACTTTTTCTTAACAAGCAAAGGTTCATTTGTAAAACCTTATTCAGCTCAATTAGTCCAAAGAGAAGTTACAAAATTTGAAGTAAAATAA
- a CDS encoding ABC transporter ATP-binding protein — protein MSLLKISDLSMNYHSLKGETKALNNISFEVNDGEFISILGPSGCGKSTLLNIISGLLKASSGSILYKDEDIKNNLNKIGYMFQKDHLFEWLNVWDNVLIGLKIKKQITKEAVERVNGLVETYGLSKFKEHYPNELSGGMRQRVALIRTLALNPEVLFLDEPFSALDYQSRLLVCDDVFKIIKKEKKTAIMVTHDISEAISTSSRILVLSQRPAEVKKDVNIIFSKKDITPFERRKEPEFRGYFNDLWKELDQCNE, from the coding sequence TTGAGCTTGCTTAAAATCTCTGATTTATCTATGAACTATCACTCATTAAAGGGTGAAACTAAAGCATTAAATAACATTAGTTTTGAAGTAAATGATGGTGAATTTATATCAATATTAGGTCCATCTGGTTGTGGTAAATCTACTCTTCTTAATATAATAAGCGGATTATTAAAAGCCTCTAGTGGATCTATACTATATAAAGATGAAGATATAAAAAACAATTTAAACAAAATAGGATATATGTTTCAAAAAGACCATTTATTTGAGTGGTTAAATGTATGGGACAATGTCCTAATTGGATTAAAAATAAAAAAACAAATTACTAAAGAAGCTGTTGAAAGAGTTAATGGATTAGTTGAGACTTATGGATTATCAAAATTTAAAGAACATTACCCAAATGAATTATCAGGGGGAATGAGACAAAGAGTAGCTTTAATAAGAACCTTAGCCCTTAATCCTGAAGTACTATTTTTAGATGAACCTTTTTCAGCTTTAGATTATCAATCAAGACTTTTAGTATGTGATGATGTATTTAAAATAATAAAAAAAGAAAAGAAAACTGCAATAATGGTAACACATGATATATCAGAAGCTATTTCTACTTCTAGCAGGATACTTGTATTATCTCAAAGACCTGCTGAAGTGAAAAAAGATGTGAATATAATATTCTCTAAAAAAGATATTACTCCTTTTGAAAGAAGAAAAGAACCAGAATTTAGAGGTTACTTCAATGATTTATGGAAGGAGCTTGATCAATGCAATGAGTAA
- a CDS encoding DUF6881 domain-containing protein, giving the protein MEYVKYIWIHNFEDEPILIYSELDKERNETKKVEFYKNGKTGCATDRMKHHTFLD; this is encoded by the coding sequence ATGGAATACGTAAAATATATATGGATTCACAATTTTGAGGATGAGCCTATACTTATATATTCAGAATTGGATAAGGAACGAAATGAAACTAAAAAAGTTGAATTTTATAAAAATGGGAAGACCGGGTGTGCTACTGATAGAATGAAGCACCATACATTTCTAGATTAG